The following proteins come from a genomic window of Fontisubflavum oceani:
- a CDS encoding NAD(P)-dependent oxidoreductase translates to MAKQPMLKFVTLDKEMPEKRPPNLRKEDFQEIYGEYARDKAAEQAGRCSQCGVPYCQSHCPLHNNIPDWLRLTAEGRLEEAYELSQATNTFPEICGRICPQDRLCEGNCVIEKSGHGTVTIGSVEKYITDTAFEMGWVKPISPTTERPESVGVIGAGPGGLAAADFLRRAGVQVTVYDRYDRAGGLMTYGIPGFKLEKPVVMQRIEQLEQGGVQFVQNCNVGETASFADLQAKHDFLVIATGVYKSRDLQAPGVGADGVVRALDYLTASNRKSFGDDVPEFDSGELNAEGKRVVVIGGGDTAMDCVRTAVRQGATSVKCLYRRDRANMPGSQREVANAEEEGVEFVWLSAPKGFKGETIEGVMVQKMRLGQPDATGRQSPEVIEGADYVEDADLVIMALGFEPEDLPTLWDMPELEVTRWGTVKANFQTHETALEGVYAVGDIVRGASLVVWAIRDGREAAEAILAKLATPATVAAE, encoded by the coding sequence GTGGCCAAGCAACCTATGTTGAAATTCGTCACCCTAGATAAAGAGATGCCAGAAAAGCGGCCTCCAAATCTACGGAAAGAGGATTTCCAAGAGATTTATGGCGAATATGCACGCGACAAGGCCGCCGAGCAAGCCGGGCGCTGTAGCCAGTGTGGTGTGCCCTATTGCCAGTCGCATTGCCCGCTGCACAACAACATCCCCGATTGGCTCCGCCTGACCGCCGAAGGGCGGCTCGAGGAAGCCTATGAGCTGAGCCAAGCGACGAACACCTTCCCCGAGATTTGCGGTCGGATTTGCCCGCAGGATCGCTTGTGCGAAGGCAATTGCGTCATCGAGAAATCTGGCCACGGCACAGTCACCATCGGATCGGTCGAGAAATACATCACCGACACGGCGTTCGAGATGGGTTGGGTGAAGCCCATTTCGCCCACCACAGAACGCCCCGAGAGTGTCGGCGTCATTGGCGCGGGCCCAGGTGGATTGGCCGCCGCCGACTTCCTGCGCCGCGCGGGCGTGCAGGTCACGGTCTATGATCGCTATGACCGCGCCGGCGGCTTGATGACCTATGGCATCCCTGGCTTCAAACTGGAGAAGCCAGTGGTCATGCAGCGGATCGAGCAGCTTGAACAAGGCGGCGTCCAATTTGTGCAGAACTGTAATGTCGGTGAGACGGCCAGCTTTGCCGATCTGCAAGCCAAACATGATTTTCTTGTCATTGCCACAGGGGTTTACAAGTCGCGCGACTTGCAAGCGCCGGGTGTTGGGGCCGATGGGGTGGTGCGCGCGCTCGATTACCTGACGGCCTCGAACCGCAAGAGTTTTGGCGATGATGTGCCGGAGTTCGACAGCGGTGAACTGAACGCCGAAGGCAAGCGTGTGGTTGTGATTGGCGGCGGCGATACCGCAATGGATTGCGTTCGGACCGCCGTGCGGCAAGGCGCCACCAGCGTGAAATGCCTCTATCGTCGCGACCGGGCGAATATGCCCGGCTCGCAGCGGGAAGTGGCCAATGCCGAAGAGGAGGGCGTCGAGTTTGTCTGGCTCTCGGCGCCGAAGGGTTTCAAAGGTGAGACCATCGAAGGCGTCATGGTGCAGAAAATGCGCCTGGGTCAGCCGGATGCGACGGGGCGGCAGAGCCCCGAAGTCATCGAAGGCGCGGATTATGTCGAAGACGCCGATCTGGTGATCATGGCGCTTGGGTTTGAGCCGGAAGACCTGCCCACGCTTTGGGATATGCCCGAGTTGGAAGTCACGCGCTGGGGCACGGTGAAAGCCAATTTCCAGACTCATGAGACCGCGCTTGAGGGCGTTTATGCGGTGGGTGACATCGTTCGGGGTGCCTCGCTCGTCGTCTGGGCCATCCGCGATGGGCGCGAGGCGGCGGAGGCGATTTTGGCTAAGCTGGCAACTCCGGCAACGGTGGCGGCGGAGTGA
- a CDS encoding GFA family protein, with product MSASQTGGCLCGAVRFELAEAPTEYGACHCTMCRKFSGGIEFGLHVPPGGVTWTGEENIGRYQSSEWAERGFCKTCGSSLFWHLTAPGPMQGMFSLSAGALDSFDGLEFATEVYIDMKPASHAFAGNRKCMTEADVMEMVNAGPEGQA from the coding sequence ATGAGCGCATCTCAGACGGGCGGATGCCTTTGCGGCGCGGTACGCTTTGAACTGGCTGAGGCCCCGACGGAGTATGGTGCCTGTCACTGTACCATGTGCCGGAAATTCAGCGGCGGGATCGAATTCGGGCTGCATGTGCCACCGGGCGGCGTGACCTGGACTGGTGAGGAGAATATCGGGCGATATCAGTCGTCTGAATGGGCCGAACGCGGGTTCTGCAAAACTTGTGGCTCGAGCCTGTTTTGGCATTTGACCGCGCCGGGCCCGATGCAGGGGATGTTCAGCCTTTCAGCCGGCGCATTGGACAGCTTCGACGGCCTCGAATTTGCCACCGAAGTTTATATCGACATGAAACCGGCGAGCCATGCGTTCGCAGGGAACCGCAAGTGCATGACCGAAGCCGACGTGATGGAGATGGTCAATGCCGGGCCGGAGGGTCAGGCGTGA
- a CDS encoding GFA family protein, with protein sequence MSSLADQYRRRGQLQGACLCGAVQISIDGDYVAAVGACHCSRCQRSAGVLWGAFVGSAPAVTVTGEVARYASTEFSERAFCPICGSNLWLRDSDNDAADYEFMPALFPEAAAFPLISEIYTDCRPAYVPLSGSHATKTRAEWEADNRHVEGDMP encoded by the coding sequence ATGAGCAGCCTGGCGGATCAGTATCGGCGGCGCGGCCAGTTGCAGGGTGCCTGCCTGTGCGGCGCGGTGCAGATCTCCATCGATGGGGACTATGTGGCCGCCGTCGGCGCTTGCCATTGCAGTCGCTGTCAGAGATCGGCGGGCGTGTTGTGGGGCGCATTTGTCGGCTCGGCACCTGCGGTGACGGTCACGGGCGAGGTTGCGCGCTACGCCTCAACCGAGTTTTCCGAGCGGGCGTTTTGCCCGATCTGCGGCAGCAATCTTTGGCTGCGCGACAGCGACAATGACGCGGCGGATTACGAGTTCATGCCCGCGCTTTTTCCTGAGGCGGCGGCGTTTCCGCTGATCTCAGAAATCTACACGGATTGCCGACCGGCCTATGTGCCGCTGTCTGGGTCCCATGCCACAAAGACCCGCGCTGAGTGGGAGGCGGATAACCGCCATGTCGAAGGAGATATGCCATGA
- the gltB gene encoding glutamate synthase large subunit, with amino-acid sequence MTKFDANWAAAEEAKRKWMDENGMFSEADEHSSCGVGLVVSVDGKPSRKVVENGINALKAVWHRGAVDADGKTGDGAGIHVQIPVQFFYDQVRRTGHEPDMEKLMAVGQVFLPRNDFGAQETCRTIVESEVLRMGYYIYGWRHVPVDVSVLGEKANATRPEIEQIIISNVKGVDEETFERELYVIRRRIEKAAAAAGVGQLYICSLSCRSIIYKGMMLAQDVAEFYPDLKDERFESAFAIYHQRYSTNTFPQWWLAQPFRMLAHNGEINTLKGNVNWMKSHEIRLSSSYFGDMAEDIKPIVPGGSSDSAALDAVFEVLVRAGRNAPMAKTMLVPEAWSQTATELPQAWQDMYSYCNSVMEPWDGPAALAMTDGRWVCAGLDRNGLRPMRYVVTGDGLMIAGSEAGMVPIDEASVVEKGALGPGQMIAVDMAEQRLFHDTEIKDALASARPFGEWVGKITDLAKETEGVTEKALFGGAELRKRQIAAGYSIEELESILAPMAEDAKEALASMGDDTPSAVLSAQYRPLSHFFRQNFSQVTNPPIDSLREYRVMSLKTRFGNLKNVLDEDSSQTEILVLDSPFMGNAQFETMMEHFGDSVVAIDCSFPVGSGQGGLRAGLERIRAEAEDAVRSGAGHIVLSDRFQNEGKVPMPMILATSAVHSWLTQKGLRTFCSLNVRSAECIDPHYFAVLVGCGATTVNAYLAQDSLADRIDRGLLDCTLTEAVARYRNAIDQGLLKIMAKMGISVISSYRGGLNFEAVGLSRAMVAEYFPGMISRISGIGVSGLQKKVEEVHKRGWRGGQDVLPIGGFYKARRSGEKHAWEAQTMHMLQSACDRASYEMWKQYSATMRNNPPIHLRDLLDIKPLGKPVPIEEVESITSIRKRFVTPGMSLGALSPEAHKTLNVAMNRIGAKSDSGEGGEDPAHFVPEPNGDNPSAKIKQVASGRFGVTAEYLNHCEELEIKVAQGAKPGEGGQLPGMKVTELIARLRHSTQGVTLISPPPHHDIYSIEDLAQLIYDLKQINPRAKVTVKLVASSGVGTIAAGVAKAKADVILISGHNGGTGASPATSIKYAGLPWEMGLTEAHQVLAMNKLRDRITLRTDGGLRTGRDIVMAAMMGAEEYGIGTAALISMGCIMVRQCQSNTCPVGVCTQDESLRAKFTGNADKVVNLITFYAQEVRELLASIGARSLDDVIGRADLLTQVSRGSAHLDDLDLNPLLITVDGADEIVYDRNKERNTVPDTLDAQIVKDAARFLKDGEKMQLSYAVQNTLRTIGTRTSSHIVQAFGMRNALQPDHLTVKLEGSAGQSLGAFAAPGLKLEVSGDANDYVAKGLSGGTVVVKPPQVSPLKADENTIIGNTVLYGATDGYLFAAGRAGERFGVRNSGAKVVIEGCGSNGCEYMTGGVAVILGSIGANFGAGMTGGMAYLYDPDGSALVNMNLETLVTCPVTVDHWEAQLKGLVQRHAEQTGSCKAADILQHWDLEKGNFLQVCPKEMLDKLVHPLGIEEAAVPAE; translated from the coding sequence ATGACCAAGTTCGATGCCAATTGGGCCGCCGCCGAAGAGGCGAAGCGCAAGTGGATGGACGAGAACGGCATGTTCTCAGAGGCGGATGAGCATTCCTCTTGTGGGGTGGGCCTGGTCGTCTCCGTCGATGGTAAGCCGTCGCGCAAGGTCGTGGAAAACGGGATCAATGCGCTAAAGGCCGTCTGGCACCGCGGGGCTGTCGATGCCGATGGCAAGACCGGCGATGGTGCCGGCATCCATGTGCAGATTCCGGTTCAATTCTTCTACGACCAAGTCCGACGCACCGGACATGAGCCGGATATGGAGAAGCTGATGGCCGTGGGGCAGGTGTTTCTGCCGCGCAATGATTTTGGCGCGCAAGAAACCTGCCGGACCATCGTGGAATCCGAAGTTTTGCGGATGGGCTATTACATCTATGGCTGGCGTCATGTGCCGGTCGATGTGTCCGTTCTGGGCGAAAAGGCCAATGCGACGCGCCCTGAGATTGAGCAGATCATCATCTCCAACGTCAAAGGCGTCGACGAAGAGACGTTTGAGCGCGAACTCTATGTAATCCGCCGCCGTATCGAGAAAGCCGCAGCGGCCGCGGGTGTCGGTCAGCTCTACATTTGCTCGCTGAGCTGCCGATCGATCATCTACAAGGGCATGATGTTGGCCCAGGACGTGGCCGAATTTTACCCCGATCTGAAAGATGAACGGTTCGAGAGCGCCTTTGCGATCTATCACCAGCGGTATTCCACCAACACTTTCCCACAATGGTGGCTGGCGCAGCCGTTCCGGATGCTGGCGCATAATGGCGAGATCAACACGCTGAAAGGCAATGTGAACTGGATGAAGAGCCACGAAATCCGGCTCTCCTCCAGCTATTTCGGCGATATGGCCGAGGACATTAAGCCGATCGTGCCGGGTGGGTCCTCGGATAGTGCCGCGCTGGATGCGGTATTTGAGGTCTTGGTGCGCGCCGGGCGGAACGCGCCGATGGCGAAGACCATGTTGGTCCCCGAAGCTTGGTCGCAGACAGCGACGGAACTGCCCCAGGCGTGGCAGGATATGTATTCCTACTGCAATTCGGTGATGGAACCTTGGGATGGGCCAGCCGCCTTGGCGATGACCGATGGGCGCTGGGTCTGCGCCGGTTTGGACCGGAATGGTCTCCGCCCGATGCGCTATGTGGTGACGGGTGATGGGCTGATGATTGCCGGGTCCGAAGCCGGGATGGTGCCGATTGACGAGGCCAGCGTTGTCGAGAAGGGCGCGCTCGGCCCGGGGCAGATGATTGCTGTCGATATGGCCGAACAGAGACTGTTTCACGACACCGAAATCAAAGACGCGCTTGCATCGGCACGGCCCTTTGGCGAGTGGGTCGGGAAGATTACCGATCTTGCGAAAGAGACGGAGGGCGTGACCGAAAAGGCCCTGTTCGGCGGCGCCGAACTGCGCAAACGACAGATTGCGGCGGGCTATTCGATTGAGGAGCTGGAGAGCATTCTTGCACCGATGGCCGAGGATGCGAAAGAGGCGCTGGCCAGTATGGGCGACGATACGCCGTCGGCTGTGCTGTCTGCGCAGTACCGGCCACTGAGCCACTTCTTCCGCCAGAATTTCAGCCAGGTGACCAACCCGCCAATCGACTCGCTTCGCGAATACCGGGTGATGAGCCTGAAGACGCGCTTCGGGAATCTCAAGAATGTGCTGGACGAGGATTCGTCTCAGACGGAGATCCTGGTGCTCGACAGCCCGTTCATGGGCAATGCGCAATTCGAGACGATGATGGAGCATTTCGGCGATAGCGTCGTTGCCATCGATTGCAGTTTCCCGGTCGGATCTGGCCAGGGCGGGCTGCGGGCCGGTCTGGAGCGGATCCGGGCAGAAGCGGAGGATGCCGTGCGCTCGGGTGCGGGGCATATCGTTCTGTCTGATCGGTTCCAGAACGAAGGCAAGGTGCCGATGCCGATGATCCTCGCGACATCTGCTGTGCATAGCTGGCTCACTCAGAAGGGCTTGCGGACCTTCTGCTCGCTGAACGTCCGCTCGGCGGAATGTATCGACCCGCATTATTTCGCGGTGCTGGTCGGCTGCGGCGCGACGACTGTAAATGCCTATCTGGCGCAGGATTCGCTGGCGGATCGGATCGATCGGGGCTTGCTGGATTGCACGTTGACCGAAGCCGTCGCGCGCTATCGCAACGCGATTGACCAGGGTCTGTTGAAGATCATGGCAAAGATGGGGATCTCGGTGATCTCGTCTTATCGCGGCGGCTTGAACTTCGAAGCCGTAGGCCTCTCCCGCGCGATGGTGGCGGAGTATTTCCCCGGCATGATTTCCCGGATTTCGGGGATTGGCGTTTCTGGTCTGCAAAAGAAGGTCGAAGAGGTTCACAAGCGCGGCTGGCGCGGCGGGCAGGATGTGTTGCCCATCGGCGGATTCTACAAGGCACGGCGCTCGGGCGAGAAACACGCGTGGGAAGCGCAGACGATGCATATGCTGCAATCGGCCTGTGACCGCGCGAGCTATGAGATGTGGAAGCAGTATTCCGCAACGATGCGGAACAATCCGCCGATCCATCTGCGGGATTTGCTGGACATTAAGCCGTTGGGCAAACCGGTGCCAATCGAAGAGGTCGAGAGTATCACCTCGATCCGCAAACGGTTTGTGACGCCGGGCATGTCGCTCGGTGCGCTTTCACCGGAAGCGCACAAGACGCTGAACGTCGCGATGAACCGGATCGGCGCGAAATCGGACAGCGGCGAAGGCGGCGAAGACCCGGCGCATTTCGTGCCGGAGCCCAATGGCGACAACCCGTCTGCGAAGATCAAGCAGGTGGCGTCTGGTCGGTTCGGTGTGACCGCCGAATATCTGAACCATTGTGAAGAGCTTGAGATCAAGGTCGCCCAGGGTGCGAAGCCCGGCGAAGGCGGTCAGTTGCCGGGCATGAAGGTGACCGAGCTGATCGCGCGTTTGCGGCATTCGACGCAAGGGGTCACGCTGATCTCGCCGCCGCCGCATCACGATATCTACTCGATCGAAGACCTGGCGCAGTTAATCTATGACCTGAAACAGATCAATCCGCGCGCGAAGGTCACGGTGAAGCTCGTGGCCTCCTCCGGGGTTGGCACAATTGCCGCCGGCGTGGCCAAGGCGAAGGCCGATGTGATCCTGATCTCTGGCCACAATGGCGGGACGGGCGCGTCGCCTGCAACCTCGATCAAATATGCCGGGCTGCCCTGGGAAATGGGCCTGACCGAGGCGCATCAGGTTCTGGCGATGAACAAGCTGCGCGACCGGATCACGCTTCGGACAGATGGCGGGCTTCGCACCGGGCGCGACATCGTCATGGCCGCGATGATGGGGGCCGAGGAATATGGGATCGGCACCGCGGCGCTGATCTCCATGGGCTGCATCATGGTGCGTCAGTGTCAGTCTAATACCTGCCCGGTGGGCGTCTGCACGCAGGATGAGAGCCTGCGGGCAAAGTTCACCGGCAATGCCGATAAGGTCGTGAATCTGATCACCTTCTACGCGCAGGAAGTGCGCGAGTTGTTGGCCTCGATCGGCGCGCGCTCCTTGGACGATGTGATTGGGCGGGCTGATCTGTTGACGCAGGTCAGCCGTGGGTCTGCGCATCTGGACGATCTGGACCTGAACCCGCTTCTGATCACCGTCGATGGCGCCGATGAGATCGTCTATGACCGCAACAAAGAGCGGAACACGGTGCCCGATACGCTGGACGCGCAGATTGTAAAAGATGCAGCGCGGTTCCTGAAAGATGGCGAGAAGATGCAGCTGTCTTATGCGGTGCAGAACACGCTTCGCACCATCGGAACGCGGACCTCAAGCCATATCGTGCAAGCCTTTGGGATGCGCAATGCGCTCCAGCCGGATCATCTGACGGTAAAGCTGGAAGGCTCCGCCGGGCAGTCGCTTGGCGCCTTTGCAGCACCGGGGTTGAAGCTGGAAGTGTCCGGCGACGCCAATGACTACGTGGCCAAAGGGCTCAGCGGCGGGACCGTGGTGGTGAAGCCGCCGCAGGTCAGCCCGCTGAAAGCCGATGAGAACACGATTATCGGCAATACCGTGCTCTACGGCGCGACCGATGGCTATCTCTTTGCCGCTGGTCGGGCTGGTGAGCGGTTTGGGGTGCGGAACTCGGGCGCGAAGGTCGTGATCGAGGGCTGCGGTTCGAACGGCTGCGAATACATGACCGGTGGCGTGGCGGTGATTTTGGGGTCGATTGGCGCCAATTTCGGGGCCGGTATGACCGGCGGGATGGCGTATCTTTATGATCCTGATGGGTCTGCGCTGGTGAATATGAACCTCGAGACGCTGGTGACTTGCCCGGTGACGGTGGATCATTGGGAAGCGCAGCTAAAGGGCTTGGTTCAGCGGCACGCCGAGCAAACCGGCAGCTGCAAAGCGGCGGATATTCTGCAGCATTGGGATCTTGAGAAAGGGAACTTCCTGCAAGTCTGCCCGAAAGAGATGCTGGATAAGCTGGTCCACCCCTTGGGGATCGAGGAGGCTGCCGTACCGGCAGAGTGA
- a CDS encoding hydrolase: MKTNAVPHYDDSINTTGCCPKFNPDGWDGQELRFTDKPFVRATTRSLMHIPLNVGRVFTRVQTHIGGSGVIDPDNFLILSRDLSPWQVEHLFATDNNVPDEEMTTLSGDFITKVFEGPYKQAKEWHEQMQNLVRASGKEPGRIFFFYTTCPRCAKAYGKNYTIGVAETLAA, encoded by the coding sequence ATGAAGACCAACGCCGTGCCGCATTATGATGACAGCATCAACACCACCGGCTGCTGCCCAAAATTCAACCCAGATGGCTGGGACGGGCAAGAGCTACGTTTCACTGACAAACCGTTCGTTCGCGCCACCACGCGCAGCCTCATGCATATACCGCTCAATGTGGGTCGGGTTTTCACCCGGGTGCAGACTCATATCGGCGGAAGCGGTGTGATCGACCCCGACAATTTCTTGATTCTGAGCCGCGACCTGTCGCCTTGGCAGGTTGAGCACCTATTCGCCACTGACAACAACGTGCCGGACGAAGAAATGACCACGCTGTCCGGCGATTTCATCACAAAGGTCTTCGAAGGGCCTTACAAACAGGCGAAAGAGTGGCACGAGCAGATGCAGAATCTGGTTCGTGCCAGTGGCAAGGAGCCGGGGCGGATTTTCTTCTTCTACACCACCTGTCCCCGCTGCGCGAAAGCCTATGGGAAGAACTACACTATCGGGGTTGCGGAGACATTGGCCGCCTGA
- the serB gene encoding phosphoserine phosphatase SerB → MFTATLITNPAMYLEPALVDSLRNAFGGGDILWLAPDKAAEFTLPKRPRNEDQIWMSLQAEGVDLVIQPSDRRRKKLLLADMDSTMIQQECVDELAAEAGVGERVAAITARAMNGELDFEAALKERVGLLKGLNISVIDTVLAKRITHMPGGAALVATMKKHGGHASLVSGGFTDFTARICADLGFDDHRANTLLSENGVLTGEVAEPILGRDAKVQALHEITTQLGITPADAIAVGDGANDLGMLQLAGTGVALHAKPAVQEQAKIRVNHSDLTALLYIQGYSADEIVAPD, encoded by the coding sequence ATGTTCACCGCGACTTTGATTACGAACCCCGCGATGTATCTCGAACCCGCGCTGGTCGATAGCCTGCGCAACGCGTTTGGCGGCGGCGATATCCTTTGGTTGGCCCCTGACAAGGCGGCGGAGTTCACTCTCCCCAAACGGCCAAGAAACGAGGATCAGATCTGGATGAGCCTGCAAGCCGAGGGGGTCGATCTGGTGATCCAGCCCAGCGATCGGCGGCGGAAAAAGCTGCTTCTGGCGGATATGGATTCCACGATGATCCAACAGGAATGCGTTGACGAGTTGGCCGCCGAGGCTGGTGTCGGTGAGCGCGTCGCGGCGATCACAGCACGCGCGATGAATGGTGAGCTCGATTTCGAAGCGGCGTTGAAGGAACGCGTTGGCCTACTAAAGGGCCTCAATATCTCCGTGATAGACACTGTTTTAGCCAAACGGATCACCCATATGCCGGGCGGCGCAGCCCTTGTCGCAACGATGAAGAAACATGGGGGCCATGCCTCGCTGGTCTCTGGCGGCTTCACCGATTTCACAGCCAGGATCTGCGCCGATCTAGGCTTCGACGATCACCGCGCCAACACGCTCCTGTCTGAAAATGGCGTGTTAACGGGAGAGGTCGCCGAGCCAATCCTAGGCCGTGACGCGAAGGTCCAGGCCCTTCATGAAATCACTACACAGCTTGGCATCACACCGGCAGATGCCATCGCCGTGGGGGATGGGGCAAATGACCTCGGCATGCTGCAATTGGCGGGAACCGGTGTCGCGCTTCACGCCAAACCAGCCGTGCAGGAGCAAGCCAAGATCCGCGTCAATCACAGCGACCTGACGGCGCTGCTTTACATCCAAGGCTATAGCGCCGACGAAATCGTCGCGCCTGATTGA
- a CDS encoding alpha/beta hydrolase encodes MLSIGLGLFLVERPRAGLEIMPLMVGDTPATIMRVPQTVGPVVVLAHGVGMTRQAMQPLQLTLARAGYITVSYDALGHGRNSGVPRLQELRAELAAVSTAALAQPGADGRLALLGYRLGAEVAVHQAEVDDRVAAVIALSLPSDVEVPSGVSDNLLLVNGFQGDVWPLLSGWITDETAADDDVISGRVVSVPLMAGAGLLYTPVTLRETRDWLNTRFGRPYRNGIASIAAPVLLIVLGIVVLGLPLADLLPAGRVLPEVPSGAFWSLALAPMILTPLTLFWVETSLLSAVAADYLALHLALFGALVLVGLTVEGDMPQLRGVWPGLAVAGYGLLTIGIVLDRYVTGFLPQGGHWLVMAALLPGAVLTMVADAALSQAGRARAWRRWAVRLALLASLAIAAVLGGEELFFLFALLPVMVFFYLSFGVVGGWVGRRTGSAFAMGLGLGVALAWLLAVRLPLGSILP; translated from the coding sequence TTGCTCTCGATCGGGCTGGGCCTGTTTCTGGTAGAACGGCCCCGCGCGGGGCTCGAAATCATGCCGCTGATGGTTGGCGACACGCCAGCGACCATTATGCGTGTGCCGCAAACGGTCGGACCGGTCGTCGTTTTGGCGCATGGGGTCGGCATGACGCGCCAGGCGATGCAGCCGCTGCAACTTACTCTGGCCCGGGCCGGATACATCACCGTCAGTTATGATGCCCTAGGACATGGGCGAAACTCTGGTGTGCCGCGCCTGCAAGAATTGCGGGCCGAACTGGCTGCGGTGAGTACCGCTGCATTGGCACAGCCCGGTGCCGACGGGCGTCTCGCGCTTCTTGGCTATCGTTTAGGCGCAGAAGTCGCGGTGCACCAAGCGGAGGTGGATGACCGCGTTGCGGCGGTGATTGCCCTGTCACTACCGAGTGATGTGGAGGTGCCATCCGGGGTGTCTGACAATCTCCTCCTGGTTAATGGATTTCAGGGAGATGTGTGGCCGCTGCTCAGCGGCTGGATCACAGATGAGACAGCAGCAGACGACGATGTCATCTCGGGCCGAGTCGTTTCAGTCCCGCTGATGGCGGGGGCCGGCCTGCTCTATACTCCGGTGACATTGCGCGAGACGCGGGATTGGTTGAACACCCGTTTTGGGCGGCCCTATCGCAACGGGATTGCTTCGATCGCGGCGCCGGTTCTCTTGATCGTGCTGGGTATTGTCGTGCTCGGGTTGCCCCTGGCCGATCTGTTGCCCGCCGGGCGGGTCTTGCCGGAGGTGCCATCCGGCGCGTTCTGGAGCTTGGCGCTTGCACCGATGATTTTGACGCCTTTGACCTTGTTCTGGGTCGAAACGAGCCTGTTATCCGCTGTGGCTGCGGATTATTTGGCGCTGCATCTGGCGTTGTTCGGCGCGTTGGTCCTGGTCGGCTTGACCGTGGAAGGTGACATGCCACAACTGCGGGGCGTGTGGCCCGGCCTGGCGGTGGCGGGATATGGGCTCCTCACGATTGGCATCGTTTTGGACCGTTACGTCACCGGGTTTTTGCCGCAAGGCGGGCATTGGCTGGTCATGGCGGCGCTCTTGCCGGGTGCGGTGCTGACGATGGTGGCCGACGCGGCGCTCAGCCAGGCAGGGCGGGCCCGCGCCTGGCGGCGCTGGGCGGTGCGTTTGGCGCTTCTCGCGTCCTTGGCCATAGCCGCAGTATTGGGCGGGGAAGAGTTGTTCTTCCTCTTCGCACTTCTGCCGGTGATGGTGTTCTTCTATCTTAGCTTCGGGGTGGTTGGCGGGTGGGTCGGGCGACGCACCGGATCGGCATTCGCGATGGGGCTTGGGCTGGGCGTCGCCTTGGCCTGGCTGCTTGCGGTGCGACTACCTTTGGGGTCGATCTTGCCCTAA
- a CDS encoding ABC transporter ATP-binding protein — protein MLRATDLHKAYETEDGALPVLRGVSLAMEGGETLALTGESGSGKSTMLHLIGGLDAADHGQIVVDGIDLGTLDDIGRAKLRRDTVGLIFQQFNLIPSLNVMQNLTFQARLAGRHDVSWTDSLAQRLGLADHLDRYPEQLSGGQQQRVAIGRTLAARPRLVLADEPTGNLDETTGDIVLDLLLELARETNTAVLMVTHSQRLAARMARQVHLTQGQLTRPDMGQAAQ, from the coding sequence GTGCTGCGCGCAACCGACCTTCACAAAGCTTACGAAACTGAAGATGGCGCGCTGCCGGTGTTGCGGGGCGTATCTCTGGCGATGGAAGGTGGGGAAACCCTGGCGCTCACAGGCGAGAGCGGCTCAGGCAAAAGCACGATGCTGCATCTGATCGGCGGGCTCGACGCCGCCGATCACGGGCAGATCGTGGTGGATGGCATAGATCTCGGCACGCTCGACGATATTGGGCGCGCCAAGCTGCGCCGCGACACGGTCGGCCTGATTTTCCAGCAATTCAACCTGATCCCGTCGCTCAATGTGATGCAGAATCTGACCTTTCAAGCGCGTCTGGCCGGCCGTCATGACGTGTCTTGGACTGACAGTTTGGCCCAACGCCTCGGCCTGGCCGATCATCTGGATCGCTACCCCGAACAACTCTCGGGTGGTCAGCAACAGCGCGTCGCCATTGGCCGAACGCTTGCCGCGCGCCCGCGCCTGGTGCTGGCCGATGAACCAACCGGAAATCTCGACGAAACAACCGGCGACATCGTGCTGGATCTCCTCTTGGAACTGGCCCGCGAAACCAATACCGCCGTCTTGATGGTGACCCACTCGCAAAGGTTGGCGGCGCGCATGGCGCGGCAGGTGCATCTTACACAAGGGCAACTGACACGCCCTGATATGGGGCAGGCCGCCCAATGA